From Piliocolobus tephrosceles isolate RC106 chromosome Y, ASM277652v3, whole genome shotgun sequence, a single genomic window includes:
- the LOC111534796 gene encoding serine/threonine-protein phosphatase 2A regulatory subunit B'' subunit beta-like, with protein sequence MFLSLSDSPLAWLTGHVFLHILVLSLCRLICRHCGRSRLWLQGPRVVSGPGDCVPGTPSLRSPDWVPRLERKPGGGCGTRTCLAQCAASFSSRGSPGSAGEAPGAQQERRRPGPAECPLLPSLPQACGCPLYWKGPLFYGAGGERTGSVSVHKFVAMWRKILQNCHDDAAKFVHLLMSPGCNYLVQEDLVPFLQDVVNTHPGLSFLKEASEFHSRYITTVIQRIFYTVNRSWSGRITCAELRRSSFLQNVALLEEEADINQLTEFFSYEHFYVIYCKFWELDTDHDLLIDAHDLARHNDHAISTKMIDRIFSGAVTRGRKVQKEGKISYADFVWFLISEEDKKTPTSIEYWFRCMDLDGDGALSMFELEYFYEEQCRRLDSMAVEALPFQDCLCQMLDLVKPRTEGKITLQDLKRCKLASVFFDTFFNIEKYLDHEQKEQISVLRDSDSSGPELSDWEKYAAEEYDILVAEETAGEPWEDGFEAELSPVEQKLSALRSPLAQRPFFEAPAPLGAVDLYEYARGDEDLEAL encoded by the exons ATGTTTCTGTCGCTGTCAGACTCACCACTTGCCTGGCTGACGGGCCATGTCTTCCTGCACATACTGGTTCTTAGTCTGTGCCGCTTGATCTGCAGACACTGCGGACGCAGCCGCCTCTGGTTACAGGGCCCGCGTGTGGTCTCCGGTCCGGGGGACTGCGTGCCCGGCACTCCATCGCTCCGCTCTCCTGACTGGGTTCCAAGGCTGGAGCGAAAgccaggtggaggttgcggcACCCGGACGTGCCTGGCTCAGTGTGCTGCGTCTTTTTCCAGCAGAGGGTCTCCGGGCAGCGCCGGTGAGGCGCCGGGTGCGCAGCAGGAGCGCAGGCGTCCAGGCCCCGCTGAgtgccctctcctgccctctctgCCCCAGGCCTGCGGCTGCCCCCTCTACTGGAAGGGGCCGCTCTTCTATGGCGCCGGCGGGGAACGCACAGGCTCCGTGTCCGTCCACAAGTTCGTCGCCATGTGGAGAAA AATCCTGCAGAACTGCCACGACGACGCGGCCAAGTTCGTCCATCTGCTCATGAGCCCTGGCTGCAACTACCTGGTGCAGGAGGACCTGGTCCCCTTCCTGCAG GACGTGGTGAACACGCACCCGGGGCTGTCGTTCCTGAAGGAGGCGTCCGAGTTCCACTCGCGCTACATCACCACG GTCATCCAGCGGATCTTCTACACGGTAAACCGGTCCTGGTCCGGCAGGATCACCTGCGCGGAACTGCGGAGGAGCTCCTTCCTGCAG AACGTGGCGCTGCTGGAGGAGGAGGCGGACATCAACCAGCTCACCGAATTCTTCTCCTACGAGCACTTCTATGTCATCTACTGCAAGTTCTGGGAGCTGGACACGGACCACGACCTGCTCATCGACGCCCACGACCTGGCGCGGCACAATGACCACG CCATTTCTACCAAGATGATCGACAGGATCTTCTCCGGAGCAGTCACGCG AGGCAGAAAAGtgcagaaggaagggaagatCAGCTACGCCGACTTTGTCTGGTTTTTGATCTCTGAGGAAGACAAAAAAACGCCGACCAG CATCGAGTACTGGTTCCGCTGCATGGACCTCGACGGGGACGGCGCCCTGTCCATGTTCGAGCTGGAGTACTTCTACGAGGAGCAGTGCCGAAGACTGGACAGCATGGCCGTCGAGGCCCTGCCCTTCCAGGACTGCCTGTGCCAGATGCTGGACCTGGTCAAGCCGAGGACCGAAG GGAAGATCACGCTGCAGGACCTGAAGCGCTGCAAGCTGGCCAGCGTCTTCTTCGACACCTTCTTCAACATCGAGAAGTACCTGGACCACGAGCAGAAGGAGCAGATCTCCGTGCTCAGG GACAGTGACAGCAGCGGCCCCGAGCTCTCGGACTGGGAGAAGTACGCGGCGGAGGAGTACGACATCCTGGTGGCCGAGGAGACGGCGGGGGAGCCCTGGGAGGACGG GTTCGAGGCCGAGCTCAGCCCTGTGGAGCAGAAGCTGAGTGCCCTGCGGTCCCCGCTGGCCCAGAGGCCCTTCTTCGAGGCGCCCGCGCCCCTGGGCGCCGTGGACCTGTACGAGTACGCGCGCGGGGACGAGGACCTGGAGGCGCTGTGA